The DNA window CCCATGACGAGAATCCACTCCGGGCCGGACCCGTAGGCGACGTTCGGCCCGCCGAAGAACGTGAACGCCGACAGGAGCGTCGCAAAGGTCGTGAACAGCAGGACGACGGTCCCGAAGGTCCGACTGGCGAGGTAGTAATCCTCCGCGGTTCGGTCGGTCAGCCGATACGCGAGCAGGCCGATCAACAGCGAGAGGACGAGATAGCCGCCGATGATGCCCAACTGGAGCGTCGTGTCGCTCATGCTCCCTCCTCGATGCCGGTGCCCCACGCGCGGTTCGCAAACAGCGTGAAGACGAGCGACACCACGATCATCCAACCGATGTGCCACCAGAGCCACACCGGCAACCCGTACGCGACCCGCCCGTCGCCCCAGAGGAACCACGGGATGGTGAGCGCGATGAGCACCGCGAACACGACCGCCCAACCGATTCGCCCGAGATTGCTAATCATTATCCGAACGTATGAACCGACGGTGATAAGAGTTGCCAAAAATGTTCGGAGGTCGATTTCGAAGAGAATTCCTCTTCGAAACTCGGGTTCGTACCCGTCCCGTTGATGCGGTTTCGACGGAATGAAATCGAGACGGGGAACGAGCGTTGCAGGGAGAACAACCACTAAAGCCGTCGGGGTAGCACGTGGAACCCATGACGCGAACCGCGATTCAACTGTACACGCTCCGTGAACTGAACGAACCGCTCCCCGACCTGCTCGCGCGGGTCGGCGAGGCTGGCTTCGACGGCGTGGAGTTTGCGGGGTTGGGCGATGCGGACCCGGCGGCCGTCACCGACGCGCTGGACGACGCGGGATTGGAAGCCGCCGCCGCCCATGTCCCTATCGGCGAGTTGGAGGACGACCCCGGACGGGTCGCACGCGAATACCATCGACTCGGCTGCGAGTGGGTAGTCGTTCCCTACCTCGAGGCCGCACACTTCGAGAGCCGGGAGGCGGCGACTCGAACGGCCCGCCGATTGGACGAACTCGCGGCGCGGATGGAGGGACACAGCACCTCGCTCGGCTACCACAACCACGACCACGAGTTCGCGTCGGTGGACGGCGAAACCGGCTTCGAGGTATTCCTCTCGGAGTCGGAGGTCGAAATCGAACTCGACATCGGATGGGCCGTCGCGGCGGGGGCGGACCCGCGTTCGCTCCTCCGGTCGCTGGGCGACCGCGTTCCGCTCGTCCACGTCAAGGACACGCACGACGGGGAGCCGGTCGAACTCGGGGACGGCGACGTGGACCTGACCGCGTGTGTGGATACGGCGAAGGAAGTCGGAGCGGATTGGCTCGTCTACGAACACGATAACCCGGCCGACCCGCTCGCGTCACTCGCCCACGGTGCGGAACGCCTTCGGGAATTGAACGGGTAACGAACCTCCCATCGGTCAAATTCCAACCATCGATGA is part of the Haladaptatus paucihalophilus DX253 genome and encodes:
- a CDS encoding DUF3311 domain-containing protein, with translation MISNLGRIGWAVVFAVLIALTIPWFLWGDGRVAYGLPVWLWWHIGWMIVVSLVFTLFANRAWGTGIEEGA
- a CDS encoding sugar phosphate isomerase/epimerase family protein encodes the protein MTRTAIQLYTLRELNEPLPDLLARVGEAGFDGVEFAGLGDADPAAVTDALDDAGLEAAAAHVPIGELEDDPGRVAREYHRLGCEWVVVPYLEAAHFESREAATRTARRLDELAARMEGHSTSLGYHNHDHEFASVDGETGFEVFLSESEVEIELDIGWAVAAGADPRSLLRSLGDRVPLVHVKDTHDGEPVELGDGDVDLTACVDTAKEVGADWLVYEHDNPADPLASLAHGAERLRELNG